A DNA window from Rhipicephalus sanguineus isolate Rsan-2018 chromosome 8, BIME_Rsan_1.4, whole genome shotgun sequence contains the following coding sequences:
- the LOC119402306 gene encoding TNF receptor-associated factor 6-like, which translates to MAPAVKQYTLVGFTEEFDWNPLQFVKPLPRNRLCSLCGLVRKTTANLPCGHVACHCCYEQCRTAEGYACPIDGEICSEEDVGWIDFPAENLLKREVKCWNHGHGCPVIMAASEVHKHYHRECEYHCTFCPRCSTMVLCRDICEHMRASCNAHAAPQAKECEEKLSDTVEKGISAIVRRVVQEEASEMKALLEQALKDNGALNDNLTRVSQNMNTLKEAVSQGIAPVGQISEMTHRVLDGINTLHGALNSEMADIKKQNEELPRVRAAIESAKADAGASTKTMVEMQKKALAYAEKNETRCDFFVPGIGSLEAKALKDGKADYYYDPVYLRGYNVSTGLQLTKKEEGVFIDGLLRLHKGEYDDVIQWPFEYKFKLTILHPLENKQKEEIRKTHRHLESYKKPMNSSNWGVGFYDCFKLGDLKTGGYVRDDNLRVLVELL; encoded by the exons ATGGCACCTGCGGTCAAACAATACACGCTGGTCGGCTTCACGGAAGAATTCGACTGGAATCCTTTGCAATTTGTGAAGCCCCTTCCAAGAAATAGGCTGTGCAGTTTGTGCGGACTCGTACGCAAGACAACCGCGAATCTACCATGCGGTCACGTAGCGTGTCATTGCTGTTACGAACAGTGCAGAACGGCCGAGGGGTACGCTTGTCCGATCGACGGTGAAATCTGCTCGGAAGAGGACGTTGGCTGGATAGACTTCCCAGCTGAAAATCTGCTGAAAAGAGAG GTTAAATGCTGGAACCACGGACACGGTTGCCCAGTTATAATGGCTGCCTCAGAAGTCCACAAGCACTACCACCGAGAGTGTGAATACCACTGCACATTCTGTCCAAGATGCTCGACGATGGTGTTATGCCGGGATATCTGCGAACACATGAGAGCTTCATGCAACGCCCATGCAGCACCTCAAGCAAAGGAGTGCGAGGAAAAGTTAAGCGACACTGTGGAGAAAGGAATCTCGGCCATTGTCAGGAGAGTAGTGCAAGAGGAGGCTAGTGAAATGAAGGCTCTGCTAGAGCAAGCACTTAAAGACAATGGTGCGCTTAATGACAACCTAACTCGGGTCTCCCAAAATATGAACACCCTAAAGGAAGCAGTAAGCCAAGGTATTGCCCCTGTGGGGCAAATTAGTGAAATGACACATCGCGTGTTGGATGGCATCAACACACTACATGGAGCGCTTAACAGTGAAATGGCTGACAttaaaaagcaaaacgaagagcTTCCTCGAGTTCGAGCTGCAATCGAAAGCGCGAAGGCAGATGCGGGAGCAAGCACGAAGACGATGGTAGAGATGCAGAAGAAAGCACTAGCATACGCCGAAAAAAATGAAACGCGCTGCGACTTTTTCGTTCCAGGAATAGGTTCGCTGGAAGCGAAGGCGTTGAAAGACGGCAAAGCTGATTATTACTACGACCCGGTCTACCTTCGCGGTTACAACGTATCAACTGGTCTTCAACTAACGAAGAAGGAGGAAGGTGTCTTTATTGATGGGTTGCTTCGGCTGCACAAGGGCGAGTACGACGACGTGATTCAGTGGCCTTTCGAGTATAAATTCAAGTTAACCATTCTGCACCCTCTTgaaaacaaacagaaagaagAGATTCGTAAGACACACCGTCATCTTGAAAGCTACAAGAAGCCAATGAATTCAAGTAACTGGGGTGTTGGCTTTTATGACTGCTTTAAATTGGGAGATCTGAAAACTGGCGGCTACGTACGCGACGACAACCTTCGTGTCCTGGTGGAGCTGCTTTAG